One region of Micromonospora ureilytica genomic DNA includes:
- a CDS encoding phosphoketolase family protein, whose protein sequence is MDTALDVHSALTDDELRRLDAYWRAANYLTVGQIYLLDNPLLREPLTPDDIKPRLLGHWGTSPGLNLIYAHLNRMIVARDLNAMLVTGPGHGGPAIVANTWLEGTWSERYHDVARDEAGMSQLFRQFSFPGGIPSHVAADVPGSIHEGGELGYALSHAYGAAFDHPDLLVACVIGDGEAETGPLAGSWLSNVFLNPARDGAVLPILHLNGYKIANPTVLARIPESDLLDLLRGSGYQPYVVAGDDPAQVHRTLAATLDRVLDEIAEIQRRARSGGVVERPRWPMIILRTPKGWTGPREVDGTEVEGTYRAHQVPLSGVRDNPAHLAELEHWLRSYRPEELFDATGAPVDELLTLPPRGDRRMSANPVTNGGVVLRDLTLPDFRDYGVEVPEPGTPIAGATGVLGPWIRDVISANPQTFRLFGPDEVASNRLGAAFEVTDRVWVAATVPGDDHLSPDGRVMEVLSEHLCQGWLEGYLLTGRHGVFTSYEAFIHIVDSMLNQHAKWLKVTRAIPWRQPIASLNYLLSSHVWRQDHNGFSHQDPGFIDHVVNKKAEVVRVYLPPDANTLLATMDHCLRSRHYINVVVAGKQAAPNWLTMTEAIQHTRRGLGIWEWASNDGGTEPDVVLACCGDVPTLETLAAVELLRQNLPELKVRLVNVVDLMRLQPDTEHPHGLTDNEFDTIFTEDRPIIFAYHGYPWLIHRLTYRRSNHDNLHVRGYKEEGTTTTPFDMVMLNDLDRFHLVIDVIDRVPGLAARAAHLRQRMVDARQAARDYTRQYGEDDPQVAEWRWVRDTDPTAP, encoded by the coding sequence ATGGACACCGCTCTCGACGTGCACAGCGCCCTCACCGACGACGAGCTGCGCCGACTGGACGCCTACTGGCGCGCCGCGAACTACCTCACCGTCGGGCAGATCTACCTGCTGGACAATCCGCTGCTGCGCGAGCCGCTGACCCCCGACGACATCAAGCCTCGACTGCTCGGGCACTGGGGCACCAGCCCCGGCCTCAATCTGATCTACGCCCACCTCAACCGGATGATCGTGGCGCGCGACCTCAACGCCATGCTGGTCACCGGCCCCGGCCACGGAGGCCCGGCCATCGTGGCCAACACCTGGCTGGAGGGCACCTGGTCGGAGCGCTACCACGACGTGGCGCGCGACGAGGCCGGGATGTCCCAGCTCTTCCGCCAGTTCTCCTTCCCGGGCGGCATCCCCAGCCACGTGGCGGCGGACGTGCCGGGTTCGATCCACGAGGGCGGCGAGCTGGGGTACGCGTTGAGCCACGCCTACGGCGCCGCGTTCGACCACCCGGACCTGCTGGTGGCCTGCGTGATCGGCGACGGTGAGGCGGAGACCGGGCCGCTGGCCGGCAGCTGGCTCTCCAACGTGTTCCTCAATCCGGCGCGCGACGGCGCGGTGCTGCCCATCCTGCACCTCAACGGCTACAAGATCGCCAACCCGACCGTGCTGGCCCGGATCCCCGAGAGCGACCTGCTCGACCTCCTGCGCGGGTCGGGCTACCAGCCGTACGTGGTGGCCGGCGACGATCCCGCCCAGGTGCATCGGACCCTCGCGGCGACGCTGGACCGCGTGCTGGACGAGATCGCCGAGATCCAGCGGCGGGCCCGCTCCGGGGGCGTCGTCGAACGTCCCCGCTGGCCAATGATCATTCTGCGGACGCCGAAGGGCTGGACCGGCCCGCGTGAGGTCGACGGCACCGAGGTGGAGGGCACCTACCGCGCCCATCAGGTGCCGCTGTCGGGCGTCCGCGACAACCCGGCGCACCTGGCCGAGTTGGAGCACTGGCTGCGCAGCTACCGGCCGGAGGAGCTGTTCGACGCGACCGGCGCGCCGGTCGACGAGCTCCTGACGTTGCCGCCGCGCGGTGACCGGCGGATGAGCGCCAACCCGGTCACCAACGGCGGCGTGGTGCTGCGCGACCTGACCCTGCCGGACTTCCGCGACTACGGCGTGGAGGTTCCCGAACCGGGTACGCCGATCGCCGGCGCGACAGGGGTGCTCGGCCCGTGGATCCGTGACGTCATCAGCGCCAACCCGCAGACGTTCCGGCTGTTCGGCCCGGACGAGGTCGCGTCCAACCGGCTGGGCGCCGCGTTCGAGGTGACCGACCGGGTCTGGGTTGCCGCCACAGTGCCCGGCGACGACCACCTCTCCCCGGACGGGCGGGTCATGGAGGTGCTCTCCGAGCACCTGTGCCAGGGCTGGCTGGAGGGCTACCTGTTGACCGGCCGGCACGGTGTGTTCACCAGCTACGAGGCGTTCATCCACATCGTCGACTCGATGCTCAACCAGCACGCCAAGTGGCTGAAGGTGACCCGGGCCATCCCCTGGCGGCAGCCGATCGCCTCGCTGAACTACCTGCTCTCCAGCCACGTCTGGCGGCAGGACCACAACGGCTTCTCCCACCAGGACCCGGGCTTCATCGACCACGTCGTCAACAAGAAGGCCGAGGTGGTGCGGGTCTATCTGCCACCGGACGCGAACACGCTGCTCGCCACGATGGACCACTGCCTGCGCAGCCGGCACTACATCAACGTGGTGGTGGCCGGTAAGCAGGCGGCGCCGAACTGGCTGACGATGACCGAGGCGATCCAGCACACCCGCCGTGGCCTGGGCATCTGGGAGTGGGCCAGCAACGACGGCGGCACCGAGCCGGACGTGGTGCTCGCCTGCTGCGGAGACGTGCCCACCCTGGAGACGTTGGCCGCCGTCGAACTGCTGCGCCAGAACCTCCCGGAGTTGAAGGTGCGCCTGGTCAACGTGGTCGACCTGATGCGACTCCAGCCGGACACCGAGCACCCCCACGGCCTCACCGACAACGAGTTCGACACCATCTTCACCGAGGACCGGCCGATCATCTTCGCGTACCACGGTTACCCGTGGCTGATCCACCGACTCACCTACCGCCGCAGCAACCACGACAACCTGCACGTGCGCGGTTACAAGGAGGAGGGCACCACCACCACCCCGTTCGACATGGTGATGCTCAACGACCTGGACCGCTTCCACCTGGTCATCGACGTCATCGACCGGGTACCCGGCCTGGCCGCCCGCGCCGCGCACCTGCGCCAACGGATGGTCGACGCCCGGCAGGCAGCCCGCGACTACACCCGCCAGTACGGCGAGGACGACCCCCAGGTCGCCGAATGGCGCTGGGTCCGCGACACCGACCCGACCGCCCCCTGA
- a CDS encoding universal stress protein encodes MALGPRHRPDRPLKENDVRDAEILVGYDGSTDASVALNWAVEEAQRSGQPVRLAYVFEWLTVASWVGPGVAPGVWPDDTARRQVDDLVRKAAADAAAANPGLRITGEVYDGPPALVLQERSAEAGMLVLGSRGHGGFGGLLAGSTAVSVAAHAHCPVVVVRDGVGSTATDTSNRPVVVGVDGSEPSLVALGFAAERAAQRQLPLRVLHAWTPGPGGAAGVPDERAAVEQALEPWRRTFPEVAVTVDLESTSPSAMLIEASRDARLVVVGSRGRGGLAGMLLGSVSQQLIQHANCPVAVVRER; translated from the coding sequence ATGGCGCTGGGTCCGCGACACCGACCCGACCGCCCCCTGAAGGAGAACGACGTGCGCGATGCGGAGATCCTGGTCGGCTACGACGGCTCCACCGACGCCTCGGTGGCCCTGAACTGGGCAGTGGAGGAGGCGCAGCGCAGCGGCCAGCCGGTGCGGCTGGCGTACGTCTTCGAATGGCTGACCGTGGCCAGCTGGGTCGGTCCGGGCGTGGCCCCCGGCGTGTGGCCCGACGACACCGCCCGCCGGCAGGTCGACGACCTGGTCCGCAAGGCCGCGGCGGACGCCGCCGCGGCCAACCCCGGGCTGCGGATCACCGGCGAGGTGTACGACGGGCCGCCCGCTCTGGTGTTGCAGGAACGCTCCGCCGAGGCCGGGATGCTGGTGCTCGGCAGCCGAGGCCACGGCGGATTCGGCGGCCTGCTGGCCGGGTCGACTGCGGTGTCGGTCGCCGCGCACGCCCACTGCCCGGTCGTGGTGGTGCGGGACGGGGTCGGCAGCACCGCGACCGACACGTCGAACCGCCCGGTGGTGGTCGGGGTGGACGGCTCGGAACCGTCGCTGGTGGCGCTCGGCTTCGCCGCCGAACGGGCGGCGCAGCGGCAGCTGCCGCTGCGCGTCCTGCACGCCTGGACACCGGGTCCCGGCGGGGCGGCCGGGGTGCCCGACGAGCGGGCCGCCGTGGAGCAGGCGCTGGAGCCGTGGCGGCGAACGTTTCCCGAGGTGGCGGTGACCGTCGACCTGGAGTCGACGAGCCCGTCGGCGATGCTGATCGAGGCGAGTCGGGACGCGCGGCTGGTCGTGGTCGGCAGCCGGGGCCGGGGCGGGCTGGCCGGCATGCTGCTCGGCTCGGTCAGCCAACAGCTCATCCAGCACGCCAACTGCCCGGTCGCCGTGGTCCGCGAACGCTGA
- a CDS encoding Acg family FMN-binding oxidoreductase, which yields MSQESQLTTALAEAAATAGHAPSVHNTQPWRWRVLPDALELRSVADRQLAASDPEGRLLAISCGTALHHARLALAAQGWRAVVERLPDPDDTELLARLTDLSHTSADPDAMRMVQCMQVRHTDRRPVSDEPVPPTAIDEITRAVGAEGCRLQVLDRDQVLELAATAGHADTVEAEDPELRTELAYWTSRAGSGTGLPAEVLPEQPAQTTVPGRDFGRPGSRPMGPGHDRMAVYAMLHGDEDERDSWLRAGEALSAGWLTATRLGVSVVPLSAVVEVPGTRQTLRQLLSGIGFPYLVLRLGIADPAHSGPPHTPRLTTAQVVDTSAVR from the coding sequence ATGAGTCAGGAAAGCCAGCTGACCACCGCGCTGGCGGAGGCCGCCGCCACCGCCGGCCACGCCCCCTCGGTGCACAACACCCAGCCGTGGCGCTGGCGGGTGCTGCCCGACGCGTTGGAGCTGCGCTCCGTCGCCGACCGGCAGCTCGCCGCCAGCGACCCCGAGGGGCGACTGCTCGCGATCAGCTGCGGCACCGCCCTGCACCACGCCCGGTTGGCGTTGGCCGCCCAGGGGTGGCGCGCCGTGGTGGAACGGCTGCCCGACCCGGACGACACCGAGCTGCTGGCCCGGCTGACCGACCTGAGCCACACCTCGGCCGACCCGGACGCCATGCGGATGGTGCAGTGCATGCAGGTGCGGCACACCGACCGGCGGCCGGTCAGCGACGAGCCGGTTCCGCCCACGGCGATCGACGAGATCACCCGGGCGGTCGGCGCGGAGGGCTGCCGGTTGCAGGTCCTCGACCGCGACCAGGTGTTGGAGCTGGCCGCCACCGCCGGGCACGCCGACACGGTCGAGGCCGAAGATCCGGAGCTGCGCACCGAGCTGGCGTACTGGACCAGCCGGGCCGGCTCGGGCACCGGTCTGCCGGCGGAGGTGCTGCCCGAGCAGCCTGCGCAGACCACGGTCCCGGGCCGCGACTTCGGCCGTCCCGGCAGCCGGCCGATGGGTCCCGGCCACGACCGGATGGCGGTGTACGCGATGCTGCACGGCGACGAGGACGAACGGGACAGCTGGCTGCGTGCCGGCGAGGCGCTCTCCGCAGGTTGGCTGACCGCCACCCGGCTCGGCGTGTCCGTGGTGCCGCTCAGCGCGGTGGTGGAGGTGCCGGGCACCCGGCAGACCCTGCGGCAACTCCTCTCGGGGATCGGCTTCCCGTACCTCGTGTTGCGGTTGGGCATCGCGGACCCGGCGCACTCCGGCCCGCCGCACACGCCGCGGCTGACCACCGCGCAGGTGGTGGACACCTCGGCCGTCCGTTGA